In Chanodichthys erythropterus isolate Z2021 chromosome 11, ASM2448905v1, whole genome shotgun sequence, a single window of DNA contains:
- the cebpg gene encoding CCAAT/enhancer-binding protein gamma: MNKQLQHKISNTDQNGVSVIQSQPHSALNPAGAAGLQQVPQLVPVSPGGGGKATPPSKMKKASMDKDSDEYRQRRERNNLAVKKSRMRSKQKAQDTQQRVNELKEENERLEAKIKLLSKELSVLKDLFLEHAHNLADNVQPPASGGGPGDLCNNNNNNNSSSNGSQ, encoded by the exons ATGAACAAGCAGTTGCAACACAAGATATCCAACACAGATCAGAACGGTGTCAGTGTTATACAGAGTCAGCCGCATAGTGCATTAAACCCCGCAGGAGCTGCAGGACTACAGCAG GTTCCTCAATTAGTTCCAGTGAGTCCCGGAGGTGGGGGTAAGGCCACGCCACCCAGCAAGATGAAGAAGGCTAGTATGGATAAAGACAGCGACGAGTACCGCCAACGGAGAGAACGCAACAACCTGGCCGTAAAGAAGAGCCGCATGCGCAGCAAGCAGAAGGCGCAGGACACCCAGCAGCGCGTCAATGAGCTGAAGGAGGAGAATGAGAGACTTGAGGCCAAAATCAAATTGCTTAGCAAAGAACTAAGTGTGCTCAAAGACCTGTTTCTAGAGCATGCCCACAACCTCGCAGACAACGTGCAGCCCCCTGCTTCTGGAGGAGGCCCTGGAGATCtgtgcaacaacaacaacaacaacaacagcagcagtaaCGGCAGCCAGTGA
- the cebpa gene encoding CCAAT/enhancer-binding protein alpha, with amino-acid sequence MEQANLYEVAPRPLMTSLAQSQQNPYIYKDTAGDLSEICENENSIDISAYIDPSSFNDEFLADLFHNSSKQEKLKLASGDYEYPHGVNGTPGAPQMYGCLNSYMDSSKLEPIYESQARMRPVAIKQEPREEDELSHSMPPTYHHSQHHAPHLSYLQHQIAHCAQTTMHLQPGHPTPPPTPVPSPHHQHSHLPGGSMKMGDRGKSKKQIDKNSAEYRLRRERNNVAVRKSRDKAKMRNVETQQKVIELSADNERLRKRVEHLTRELETLRGIFRQLPDGSFVKAMGNCA; translated from the coding sequence ATGGAGCAAGCAAACCTCTACGAGGTCGCCCCACGGCCACTGATGACCAGCCTTGCACAAAGTCAGCAAAACCCATATATCTACAAAGACACCGCTGGAGACCTGAGCGAGATCTGCGAGAACGAGAACTCCATCGACATCAGCGCCTACATTGACCCCTCTTCCTTCAACGACGAGTTCCTGGCTGACTTGTTCCACAACAGCTCCAAGCAAGAAAAGCTCAAGCTGGCGAGCGGAGACTACGAGTACCCCCACGGCGTCAATGGCACACCGGGGGCCCCGCAGATGTACGGCTGTCTGAACAGCTACATGGATTCATCCAAACTGGAACCCATCTACGAAAGCCAGGCGCGAATGAGACCCGTGGCCATCAAACAAGAGCCCCGGGAGGAAGATGAGCTCAGCCACTCGATGCCACCCACATACCACCACTCTCAGCACCATGCGCCGCATCTGTCCTACCTTCAGCACCAGATCGCGCACTGCGCGCAAACCACCATGCACCTTCAGCCGGGCCATCCCACACCTCCCCCGACGCCCGTACCCAGCCCGCACCACCAACACAGCCACCTGCCGGGGGGCTCCATGAAGATGGGCGACCGAGGGAAATCCAAGAAACAGATCGACAAGAACAGCGCCGAGTATCGGCTGAGGAGGGAGCGCAACAACGTAGCCGTGCGCAAGAGCCGGGACAAGGCGAAAATGCGCAATGTGGAGACGCAACAAAAAGTCATAGAGTTGTCGGCGGATAACGAAAGACTGCGCAAGAGGGTGGAACACCTTACGCGAGAACTGGAGACGTTACGGGGCATCTTCAGGCAGCTTCCCGACGGCTCGTTTGTCAAAGCCATGGGTAACTGTGCCTAA